The genomic region TCGTCGACAAGCACGATGCGTCCGAGGTGCGCGAGGAGGAGATCCGCGCGGAGGTGGAGAAGCTGACCGGCACGATCATGCAGGTGCCGTCGAAGGTCTCCGCCATCAAGATCGGCGGACGCCGCGCGCACGAGCTGGTGCGCGCCGGAGAGGAGGTGGACATCCCCGCGCGCGAAGTCACCATCCATTCCTTCGAGCTCGGCGAAATTCGCCGCAACGCCGAATACGTGGACGTGGACGCGCGTGTGCACTGCTCTTCCGGCACCTACATTCGCTCGCTGGGGCGCGACCTCGGCGCAGCGCTCGGTGTGGGCGGGCATTTGATTGCTTTACGACGCTGCCGCGTCGGATCCTTCGCCCTCGCCGATGCCCGCACGCTCGACCAACTCGAAAACGCGGCTGAACTCTCCCTCAGCTTGGACGAGGCGCTCACCCGCGCATGGCCGGTGCTCGAGGTCACGGCCAAGGAGTACGACGCGTTGGCGATGGGCAAATGGCTCGAGCCGAGAGGGCTGCACGGCGTGCAC from Corynebacterium fournieri harbors:
- the truB gene encoding tRNA pseudouridine(55) synthase TruB: MNDALATSGIVVVDKPAGMTSHDVVARLRRIFGTRKVGHAGTLDPMATGVLVAGIERGTKLLAHLVAEDKVYETTIRLGASTTTDDAEGELVDKHDASEVREEEIRAEVEKLTGTIMQVPSKVSAIKIGGRRAHELVRAGEEVDIPAREVTIHSFELGEIRRNAEYVDVDARVHCSSGTYIRSLGRDLGAALGVGGHLIALRRCRVGSFALADARTLDQLENAAELSLSLDEALTRAWPVLEVTAKEYDALAMGKWLEPRGLHGVHAAVGPDGRAVALVKEKGKRLATVFVARPSTL